Proteins from one Desulfobulbaceae bacterium genomic window:
- a CDS encoding HlyD family efflux transporter periplasmic adaptor subunit: protein MNQAEQQLLFFSTLLQLEKQARHAASTTDLIYTIVNESIRLTPYQQSMVWLPGINGNPVIRAVSGVDSPDKNSPFITYSQALLRKLKSKDPGPRQITVEDIPTTLVEGWQEWSFGYMLCCPLTTPRGDILGGVIFTRNTVWQESEISLLQRLTEAYAHALAGLRVKKHSFFKQFIAALPKRIIQLTLLAVIILVLDLPMRLSALAPAEIVPLEPLLVTSPISSVIESMSVRPNQPVTQGETLFTLDSTSLRNEYQVAQKALAVLRTEHNEAKQKSFVDPQSRAKLTTLEATIEQQKAGIAYTKDLLDRSIVTAGRDGIAVYGDVDDWLGRPVEVGQKILTIADPIKIEAQIMLPVEDAITLEPGSEILIFLNVMPNKPIKATLRRASYEARVSEEGVLSFQIKATLEAQGQLPRIGLRGTAKIYGEEVSVLYYLMRKPYTALRQFLAL from the coding sequence ATGAATCAAGCCGAACAACAACTTCTTTTCTTCAGCACCCTGCTCCAACTTGAGAAACAAGCACGTCATGCCGCCAGCACAACTGACCTCATCTACACCATAGTTAATGAGTCTATCCGGCTGACACCCTACCAGCAGTCAATGGTCTGGCTTCCTGGCATCAATGGCAATCCGGTAATCAGAGCTGTTTCAGGCGTTGACAGCCCCGACAAAAACTCCCCTTTCATAACCTATAGCCAGGCCCTCTTACGAAAACTTAAATCGAAAGATCCAGGCCCGCGCCAGATCACCGTTGAAGATATCCCCACAACCCTCGTCGAAGGCTGGCAGGAGTGGTCTTTTGGTTACATGCTCTGCTGTCCGCTGACTACACCACGTGGAGATATTCTAGGTGGAGTCATCTTTACCCGTAATACTGTGTGGCAGGAGTCTGAGATCTCCCTTTTACAGCGATTAACCGAGGCTTACGCCCACGCTCTGGCTGGTTTACGAGTCAAAAAGCACTCCTTTTTCAAGCAGTTCATCGCTGCTCTTCCAAAGCGAATAATTCAACTGACACTACTGGCCGTAATCATTTTAGTCCTTGATCTTCCCATGCGGCTTTCCGCGCTTGCTCCCGCTGAAATAGTCCCGCTCGAACCCCTCCTGGTTACGTCTCCCATAAGTTCAGTTATTGAGTCAATGTCAGTACGCCCCAACCAGCCCGTCACCCAGGGAGAGACCTTGTTTACCCTGGACAGCACCTCTCTACGAAATGAATACCAGGTTGCTCAAAAGGCCTTAGCTGTATTGAGGACTGAACATAATGAGGCAAAGCAAAAATCATTTGTTGATCCGCAAAGCCGCGCAAAACTTACAACTCTTGAAGCAACCATCGAGCAACAAAAAGCTGGGATAGCCTACACAAAAGACCTGCTGGATCGCTCGATCGTGACTGCCGGACGTGACGGGATAGCCGTATATGGCGATGTGGACGACTGGCTTGGCAGACCCGTTGAAGTTGGCCAGAAAATTCTTACCATTGCTGACCCAATCAAAATTGAAGCCCAAATAATGCTGCCCGTTGAAGATGCAATTACACTCGAGCCCGGCTCGGAGATCCTTATCTTCCTCAACGTCATGCCCAACAAACCAATCAAAGCTACACTCAGACGGGCAAGTTATGAAGCCAGAGTGTCGGAGGAAGGTGTTCTCTCCTTCCAGATTAAAGCCACCCTGGAGGCTCAAGGTCAACTGCCCCGTATCGGGCTCAGGGGAACAGCTAAGATTTATGGAGAGGAAGTATCGGTACTCTATTATCTAATGAGAAAACCATATACCGCCTTGCGCCAATTTCTGGCCTTATAG
- a CDS encoding HlyD family efflux transporter periplasmic adaptor subunit has translation QLKSASELDVAVSKARVARAEAEVELRRSMVTKCTIEAPFAGRVISRAANPFQYVTPGQPLLQVIDDANLTVQLFVPSHWLNWIKPGLPFKVKIDETNTEYKAQLTVLGAKVDQVSQTLEVRAKIDGNHPELLAGMSGTAYFKK, from the coding sequence ATCAGCTGAAATCTGCCAGCGAGCTCGATGTGGCTGTTTCTAAAGCGCGAGTTGCCCGAGCTGAGGCTGAAGTTGAACTTCGGCGCAGCATGGTTACAAAGTGCACTATTGAAGCCCCTTTTGCAGGAAGGGTGATCAGTCGTGCCGCCAACCCTTTTCAGTATGTCACGCCAGGACAACCTCTGCTTCAGGTCATTGACGACGCAAATTTAACCGTTCAGCTCTTTGTGCCTTCCCACTGGCTGAACTGGATTAAACCTGGCCTCCCATTTAAGGTGAAAATTGATGAGACAAATACAGAGTACAAAGCTCAATTAACGGTGCTGGGTGCCAAAGTTGACCAGGTCAGCCAGACCCTGGAAGTGCGTGCCAAAATAGATGGCAATCACCCGGAACTGCTTGCCGGAATGAGCGGAACTGCGTATTTTAAGAAGTGA